In Shewanella sp. GD04112, the sequence TGGGGGCTATGGTTAAAGATTTAAGCTCGTTTATTGCAAGTAATGATGAACTCCAAGAAAAATTTTATCAACTTTCTCAACAAACAAAAGCCATTGAGGGAGTGGTATCCGTTATTAATAACCTAGCCGATCAAACCAATCTATTGGCTTTAAATGCTGCCATTGAAGCCGCTAGGGCTGGAGAGCATGGACGAGGCTTTGCCGTTGTTGCCGATGAGGTCAGAAATCTAGCCAAATCAACCCAAAGTAGTTTAGATGAAATTAATCAAATTATATCAGGAATATCTAAAGCGGTTCTTGATGCTGGTCATCATATGAAATCACAAACATCTGCAATTGTTCTACTATCGGATTACACAACAACGAGCCAGTCAGAATTAGGCGTTGCATGTAAAAACATCAGTGAAATTTTAACTTTGATTGGGCAAGATAGAACAAATAATAATTTGGATATCCTCTATGTAAATAGATTAGTTGGTGATGTAAGTAAGGAAATTGAGGTGCTAAAACACCTCTCAAGCTCCAACTCAAATGATTGCATCGAATTAGAGCAGCAGGGCCATAGCTTAACTCAAGTTACTGAAAAAATTGTTCGCCAATTAGGGATGTTTAAAACTAAATAGTAGCATAACTTAAAGTGCCCAATTGGGTTGACCAGAACAACTTTCCTTGCATTAAAGGAAAATTCTAGAAGACTAAAAATAACTACTTCATTCCAAAAGCTACTCCTCTCAGCAGTATACGGCGCTGGTGAAATGGAACAACTGTAATGCATTTTTTAGTATATGAGTTCTGTTGGCCTCCCTGATATTTATAAAGTACGCATAAGCGTTAGCCTAAAGCCAGTGTAAAATGGCACTGTGTTGAATAGGCGTTGTTGCCTAAATGAATGAACCTTCCGTCTCAGATGCGATCAGATCCTGTGAATACCACGCAGGAACCGCTATCAGATGGGCAAATCTAAATCTCGCATTACCAATTGGCCGGAATATAACAAGGCGTTGACCAACCGAAGCTCACTGACTTTTTGGATAGACGAGCAGGCGCTCAACCTCTGGATATTGACGGCCGTTTCACCAATGGTCAGGTCAAACTGAGTACCCTGCAGGGATGCGGCAACTGGCAGGCTCAGACTGGAACGCGCATTGAAACTCCATACGCCAAGACTTCCGGCTACGCCAGAGAGGGTTAACGCCTTCAGGAAAGTTCGTCGAGACGTTTTCAACAGCATGCGCATTCCCTTATTTAAAGTATGGTTACTGACAGAATTCGAGA encodes:
- a CDS encoding methyl-accepting chemotaxis protein, yielding MRSLFIRMRFIHWLGAIVLFMNATFFTDLIFSQIIQYIITIFLIIHDIDEKVWGVDSLKKVTEYMKHFERKDLSVPCTINSLYNSEMEKVLSVINTFRENVKIALIDIQQQAIASDEISDLLKVKAQNISSRINEQDNRVSILTSQIEALDQTSLALQAKAEKTREQVENTQIGLVRSNEYMGAMVKDLSSFIASNDELQEKFYQLSQQTKAIEGVVSVINNLADQTNLLALNAAIEAARAGEHGRGFAVVADEVRNLAKSTQSSLDEINQIISGISKAVLDAGHHMKSQTSAIVLLSDYTTTSQSELGVACKNISEILTLIGQDRTNNNLDILYVNRLVGDVSKEIEVLKHLSSSNSNDCIELEQQGHSLTQVTEKIVRQLGMFKTK